The genomic DNA GCGCACGCCGGCCTCGCCCTGAACGGTTTCGAGCACCACGGCGGCCGTGTTTTTGGTGATTAACTCTAAGTCGGCCAGCTCGTTGTAACGCAGGTGTGTCACGTCGGGCAGCAGCGGCCGGTAGCTGTTCTTGAAGCCCTCGGAGCCCGTGATGGACAGCGCGCCGTGCGTAGAGCCGTGGTAGGCATTGAGGGCCGAAACCAGGCCCGTGCGGCCGGTGTGGCGCTTGGCCAGCTTGAGCGCGCCCTCAATGGCCTCGGTGCCCGAATTGGTGAAGTACACCGTGTCGAGCGGGGGGGGTAGGGTGGCGGCCAGCGCGTGGGCCAGCCGCGCCGGCGGCGCCTGCACAAGCTCCCCGTACACCATCAGGTGCAGGTATTTATCGAGCTGGTCCTGAATGGCTTGCAGCACCCGCGGGTGCCGATGCCCCACGTTGCTGACGCCGATGCCCGAAATTAAATCCAGGATGGGGCGGCCTTCCGGCGTGTACATATACACGCCCTCGGCCCGCTCGATTTCCAGCAGCAGCGGAAACTCGGACGTCTGGGCCTGGTGGCGCAAAAAAAGTTGGCGGGGCGTAAGCATAATGCCCGCAAAGGTACCGCCGCCGGGCAGGGGTAGGGCCGGCTACGGCTCGGTAACCGGTGCCGGGGTGCCCGGCCGGGCCGCCACGCGTTGCAGCACCTCCTTGGTAAAGTCGCGCTCGGCCTGATACAGCTCCGCTACCTGGCGCATGGTCAGCAGCTTCTGCAAGCGGTCGAAATAGTTTTTCTCCAAATCCAGCTGCTGCCGGCGCAGAGCAAAATCCTGGGTGAAGTTGTCGCGGAGCTGGGCATCGCTCAGGGTGGGGTTTTTGGCCTCGTTGCGCAGCAGCCGCGCCGCGCGATTTAACTCGCGGCGGCGGCCCACGAATTCATTATACACCGGCCAGAAGCGCTGAGCCTCGTCCTGGGTTAAGGTCAGGCGCGAGGTAATGAAGGCGATTTTGGCGTTGTCGAGCTGATTAAGGCGTCCACCCTGGCCGGGCCGGGCGCGCCCCTGCGCCCGCGCCGGCTGGCCAGCCAGCAGCGCCGTGAGGCACCAGCTACTCAGTAATAAGAAACGTAAGCTATTCATAGCAAATAAGTTAAAAGCCTAGAGCATTGCCGGGCCCTCCGTAGGCTGGGCATCGAGCGCTTCGGTCAGCTCAGTGGGTGAAGAGTGTAAGTACTGCCGCGTAATGCCCAGGTGGCGCGTCGGTAACTCCGCCAAGTCGAGCATATCAAGGTGGGTTTCGCCGCTGGTGAGGTAGTCCACCAGCTGCTGCTGCGGCACGGCATCGAGCGCCACCGAAGGGGTAGCCACGCTCAGCGGCGCGCTCCCCAGCCACATGGAGGCCGCAAACGTGCCCAGCAGCACCGTAGAGGCTAGGCCCGTGCGCACGTACATGGGCGCCTGCCACAGCCGCATCAGCAGCGGCCGGCGCGCCGGCACCGCCACCTGCGCCATGATGCGCGTGGGCAACTGCTCGAAGTAGCCCGCTGGCGGGCTGCTCAGCGGCTGCATGCCGCGCCGGGGGTGCTGGTCAAGTCGAAAAGGAGGTTTCATGAACAGTAGATGGAAAAAGCGGCCCAAGGTTTAATCCGCGTCGTCGGTAGAAAAGCCCGGACTGTCGGCAGCCGTAACGTATTCCTCGATTTTGCGGGCGGCGTGGTGGTAGCTGGCCTTCAGCGCGCCCACGCTGGTGCCAGTCACCTCAGCCATCTGCTCATACGGCATCTCGTCGTAGTAGCGCAGGTTAAATACTAGGCGCTGCTTGTCGGGCAGCCGCAAAATGGCCCGTTGCAGCTTCAACTCAATTTCGTCGCCCGCAATGGCGGGGTCGGCCTCCAGCTTGGCGGCCAGCTCGGCCCCCACGTCGTTAAGGGGTAGGAAAAACCTGCGCCGCTTACTCTGCAAAAAACTCAGGCACTCATTGGTGGCAATGCGGTAAATCCAAGTGAACAGCTGGGCATCCTGCCGAAAATTCTCC from Hymenobacter psoromatis includes the following:
- a CDS encoding RNA polymerase subunit sigma codes for the protein MEDHEILAKFHEPASRNLAFNQLVRKYQQKVYWHVRKMVVDHDDADDLTQDVFVKVWKNLENFRQDAQLFTWIYRIATNECLSFLQSKRRRFFLPLNDVGAELAAKLEADPAIAGDEIELKLQRAILRLPDKQRLVFNLRYYDEMPYEQMAEVTGTSVGALKASYHHAARKIEEYVTAADSPGFSTDDAD